Part of the Kitasatospora sp. NBC_01266 genome, GTCGGCGCGGGTGTCGAGCTCTCATTCGGTGAACTGGCCGACCAAGCACGCGCGTTGGCCGGACGTCTGCTGGCGCGGGGCGTGCGGCCCGGTTCGCTGGTGGGGCTGCTGGTGCCGCGCTCGGCCGACTGGGTGGTCGCCCAGATCGCGGTCGCGCTGACCGGCGCCGCGTGGCTGCCGCTGGACCCGGGCCTGCCCCCGGGGCGGATCGCCGCGGTGCTGGGCGAGGCGGCCGTCGCGCTGGTGGTCGCGGTGGACGCGACGGTGGAGCTGCTGCCCCCGGGCCTGCCCCACCTCGTCCTCGGCGAGGACACCACGGTCGGGCCTTCGCCGGTCACGGCCGCGCCGGTGTCGGGTGATCAGGCGGCGTACGTCATCTACACCTCCGGTTCGACGGGTCGCCCGAAGGGTGTCGTGGCCTGCCAGCGCGGCGCGGTGAACCACATGGCGTGGATGGCCGAGCGCTTCCCGATCGGCGTGGGCGACCGCGTGCTGGCCCGTACCTCCCCGGGCTTCGACGCCGCTGTCTGGGAGACCTGGCTGCCCCTGCTCACCGGCGCGGCCGTGGCCGTGCTCGACGACGAGCGCGCCAAGGACCCGGCCCTGCTGCTGCGTGAACTGGCCGCCATGCGGGTGACCGTGGCGCAGTTCGTGCCCACCCTGCTCGCCGCGCTGCTGGAGGCGCCGGAGGCCAGGGGGCTCTCGGGGCTGCGGCAGGTGTTCGTCGGTGGCGAGGCTTTCCCCGCCCGCCTCGCCGACCGGGTGCGGCAGGTCTGGGGCGTCGATCCGGTCAACCTCTACGGGCCGACCGAGACCACGATCCAGATCACCGCCGGCACGCCCGCCGGCTCGTCCGGTGACCTGGTCCCGATCGGCCGCCCGGTCTGGAACGCGGGTCTGTACGTCCTGGACGCCGGCCTGCGTCTGGTCCCCCCGGGCGTGGTGGGCGAGTTGTACGTGGCGGGCGAGAGCCTGGCGCGCGGCTACCTCGGCCGGCCCGGTCTGACGGCGGAGCGTTTCGTGGCCTGCCCGTTCACCCCCGGTACCCGCATGTACCGCACCGGCGACCTGGTGCGCTGGGGCGCCGACGGGCAGCTGGTCTTCGTCGGCCGGGCCGACAACCAGCTGAAGGTGCGCGGCTTCCGCATCGAACCGGGCGAGATCGAGACCGTGCTGACCGCGCACCCCGGCATCAGTCGCGCCGCCGTGGTGACGCGTGAGGTCGCGGCCGGGGATCAGCGCCTGGTGGCCTACGTCGTCCCGGCCGGTCACGGGTTCGACCCGGCGGAGCTGCGTGCCCACGCGGCGGCGGTGCTGCCCGGCTACATGCACCCCTCGGCATTCGTGCCGCTGGACGCGCTCCCGCTGACCCGGAACGGCAAGCTCGACACCCGGGCCCTCCCCGCCCTGGGCATCGAACGGGCGGCCCCGGCCAGGGTGCCGGCCGATCCGCGGGAGATGGTGCTCTGCGCCCTCTTCGCCGATCTGCTCGGCGTGCCGGAGGTCGGCCCGGACGATGACTTCTTCACCCTCGGCGGCCACTCCCTGCTGGCCGTCCGGCTGATGAGCGCCGTCCAGGAGACGTTCGGTGTGCGGCTCGACCTGCGCGCGCTCTTCGAGACGCCGACCGCGGCGGGGCTCAGCGCCCGGCTCGGCGAGCAGCCGGACGTCGTGCAATCGGACGACGTGAACTCGGACGGCGGGCAGGCGGACGGGGATCTGCTCGACGTGCTGTTGCCGCTGCGCGCCCGTGGCACCGAGGCACCGCTGTTCTGCGTGCACCCGGTGCTCGGCCTCAGCTGGGGCTACGCGGCCCTGCTGCGCCGGCTGGACCCGCGGCGACCGCTGTACGGGCTCCAGGCGAGCGGCATCCGCCGGCCGGACGCCCGCCCGGCGTCCATCAGGGCGATGGCGCGGGACTACGTCGCGCGGATCCGCGAGGTGCAGCCCGCCGGCCCGTACCACCTGCTCGGTTGGTCACTGGGCGGCACCGTCGCTCACGCCATGGCCGAACTGCTCCAGCGGGACGGCGAGCGGGTGGCCTTCCTGGCGCTGCTCGACTCCTACCCGGTCGCCGTCGCGCAGGATCCGGAAGCCCTCGACGCGGAGGCTGAGCAGGAGGTGCTGGGCGCGCTGCTGCCCGGCGCGGGGCCCGCCGTGCGCGAGTTGGTGGAGCAGGGCGCCGATCGGCAGCGGATCCTGGCCCTGCTGCGCGAGGAGAACGCGCGGCGGCTGCAGGTGGACGAGCAGGTGGTGGGTGCACTGCTGGACACCGCGGTGCACAGCAGCCGCCTGGTGCTCGACCACGTGCCCGGCACGGTGGACGGCGACCTCGTCTTCGTCACGGCGACCGGCGGCCGACCCGCCGACGCGCCGACCGCGCGCGCTGCCTGGCAGGCGCACCTGACCGGCGAGATCCACGAGTACCGCGTCGACTGCCGGCACGCCGAACTGCTCGGCCCCCAGGGCCTGGCCGGGCTCGGCCGGATGCTCACCGAGAGGCTCGGCCATGACGCGTGACCTGACCGACCAGGAGTTGACCGACAGTCACACACCCGACCAGGGAACACCCGACCAGGGAACAGCGGACCCGGCAGCGGGTGCGGGTGCAGGCGGTGGCAGACGGGGCATGGGGCGGCTGCCGGCCGAACGGAACGTCCGCTGGTTCCTGCTGGGACAGCTCGTCTCGGTGCTCGGGGACACGATGCTCTGGCTGGTGGCCGGGATCTGGGTCAAGGAGCTGACCGGGAGCAACTCGGCGGCCGCGCTCACCTTCTTCCTGGTGATCGTCGGCACGCTCTGCGCCCCGGTCGGCGGCATGGTCGCCGACCGCTACCGCCGGCGCCGGCTGCTCCTGGTGCTCAACCTGGCGACCGCCGCCGTGCTGCCGGTGCTGCTGCTGGTCCGCGACAGCGGCCAGGTCTGGCTGGTCTACCTGGTGATGCTGCTCTACGGCCTGTCCAACAGCTTCCTCGATCCGGCGCAGGCCGGCCTGCTGCGGGTGCTGGTCCCCGGGGAGCGGGTGGGCGAGGTCAACGGCCTGCTGCAGACGGCGAAGCAGTCGCTGCGCCTGATCTCCCCGCTGGCCGGGGCCGGGTTGTTCGCCGCGCTGGGCGCCCATGCCGTGGTGCTGGTGGACACCGGTACCTTTCTGGTCGCGGTGGCCACCCTGCTGGCCGTGCGGCTGGACGAGGAGGCGCCGTCGGCCGGCGGCAGCGGGTGGCGCACCGAGATCACCGAAGGCGTCCGGCACCTGGCGAAGACCGTCGTGCTGCGGCAGCTCACCATCGGCTGCGCGCTGACCATGGTGGGGATGGGTCTGGCCGAGACGGTCGGGCTCGCCGTGGTCGGTGACGGGCTGGGGCGGCCGCCGGCCTTCCTCGGCGTGCTGCTGGTCGGTCAGGGGGTCGGCGCGGTGCTGGCCGGGCTGACCGCGGCCCGGATCGCCCGGCGGATCGGCGACGGCCTGCTGGTCGCCGCGGGCATGGCGTCCTTCGGGCTCGGCGCGCTGCTGCAGACCGTGCCGTCGGTGGCCGTGGTGGCGACCGGGATGGTGCTGTGCGGCGCCAGCATGCCGTGGATCGCCATCGGGCTGACCACGATCGGTTTCCGCCACACGCCGCCGGAGCTGGTCGGGCGGGTCTACGCCGGGTTCACCGTGATCATGACGGTGCCTCAGGTGCTGGCGATGGCCGTTGGCGCCGCGCTGATCGCGGCGGTGGACTTCCGGGTGGTGCTGGTGGCGATGGCGGTCACGGTGGCGGCGGCCGCCGGGTACCTCTTCACCCGCCCCGAGCAGCGGTGGGCGACGGTGGGCGCCGACGCGGTGCGGGAATGACCGCAGCTTTCCGGGGGTGGCATATCGGGTCGAAGGGGTCCCGGCTGGTCAGCGGGTCAACCGGTAGCCGGTTTTCGGAATATCCTGGTATTCCTGCTGCTGTTCTTCCAGGTCGTCCGCGAATTCCGCCCACCAGCGGCTGCAGTATTTCGCCATGCCGGCGATCCGGGACTTGCTGTGGGCCGGCAGGGATTTGATGAGGCCGGCCCGTTTCTCCCGGCTGATGGCGTGCAGGCTGAGCCAGCGGAGGAGGAATCGGCCGGTGCTGGTCAGGCAGAGTGACGGGTCGTTCTTCAGGCTGTTGAGGTTCGAGGTGTAGGTCCCGGCCATGGAGCTGGGGGAGGGCGGGGCGGCGGCTGCCGGGGGGTGGCCGTGCGGTCCGGTGGCCACGGCCGGCGCGGTGGCGGGTCCGGGTAGGAATCTGGCCGGGATGGGGTCCTCGCCGCGGCCCAGGCGCTTGCGTACGTCCCGTGCGGTACCCACCGATATCCCGGCCCGTTTGGCTATTTCGCGCAGGCTCAGGGTCGGTTCGGTGTCGATGAGTTCGCTGGCGCGCCGGCGGCCCGCCACGCTGTTCAGCGGCCGGACCCGGCCGTCGAGGCCGATCCTGGCCTGGGTGTCGATGGGGTGGTCGGGCAGGTGGTGCGCCCTGATCCGACCGACCGTGGGTGCGCTCAGGCCGGTCATCCGGGCGATGGCCCGGTCCGACCAGCTGTCGCTGGACTCGATGATGCGTGCGGCGGCGGCTTCCCGGTCGGCGAGGGTGAGCGGCAGTCCGTGGGTCACGTTCAGCTGGACGGCGCGGATGAAGGCCTCGAACTCGGTGCCGTCGAAGTACTGGACGCGGACCTCGGTGTCGCCGCGCAGTTGGGCGACCCGCAGCCGGTGCATCCCGTCGACGACGCGCATCGACCCGCGGTGGACCAGCAGGGGCGGCAGGGTGGCGTCGGATTCGGCGAGGAGCCGTATGTGGTCGGGGTCCTCGCCGTGGAGGCGAGGGGAGTCAGCGGGCTTGAGCAGCCCGACCGGCACGGTGTCCACCGTCATGTTCCAGGAACGGCGAGCGATCTGTGCGGCGCTGTCTGTGGGGGAGGTCGAGCGCTCTTCGCTGGGCAATTTCACCTTCACAGGAAGAATGGAAACCGCAGGATGAGGCAGTGGTGCTCGCCTATCTGAACTATTGACCGACGGCTAATTCATACGACCTGTGGTGGTACGGGGACGATTCGAAGCAGGTCGATCGGTGTGCGATTGGCTGTCACAACCGGTGAGCGTATTTTGTCGGCTGGGGCATGTCAAGGGTGGTGTCCATGGTGCCAGGGGGGTCGTTCGTACCGGCCGGTACGGCCCGTCGGTCGGCAATGAGTATCCGGGTAGAAACCTCGCCGAACCGATGTGTCGTAGGTGGCAGAGTTTGGGCGAATCGTGCCGTTTTGGCTCTGCGGCCTTATCACGGGCAGATCTCTGCTGGCGAATTAAAATTCGGCCCGTTCGAGAACCGGGCCGAATTCGTTCACTCACCGCAGAGCGCAGAGCGCAGAGCGCAGACCGCAGACCGCAGACCGCCGACGGCCGACCGGGTGTGGGGGCCCGGTCGGCCGGCGTGGTGGTGCGTGGTCAGCCCGCTCCGCCGCCCTCCGTCAGGCTCGGCCGGGGCTCGGCCGGCGGAGCCGTCCGGAGGGCCTGCGCCAGCAGGGTCACCGTCGGTGCTTCGATCACCGTCCGTACGGTGATCTCCAACCCGAAGGCGCTCCGGATCCGGTTGACCAGGCGCATGGCGTCGATGGACCTGCCGCTGAGCGTGAAGAAGCTCTCCTCATCGTCGACTTGGTCCAGTTCGAGGATCTCGCACCAGATCTCGCGCAGGAGTTCGGGGGTGGGGGTCGGGTGGGCCGGACTCATCGGATCAGGTCTCCGTCAGCAGAACTCGAGGAAGAACATGTCGCGGTACCCCTGCGCGGCCGGCGGGGCCACCGTCACCGGGGAGGTGGAGTGCAGGCAGGTGCGGTCGTCGAGGAAGATGTAGTCGCCGGGGTCGGTCAGGGTTCGGGTGAACACCGGTGTTCCGGCGTTGTCGTGGAGCGTGCTGGAGCCGCCGGCGACGTTCTTCCGCGCGACCAGCATCATGACGATGTGTTCGACGCCGTCCCGGTGGATTCCTTCGGGGGTCGGATTGCCCAACTGCGTTCCGGTGGCGGTGATGCGATGCTGATGGATGTTCACCCTGCCGCCGGGCGCCACCGGTCGGGCGGGCCGCGCCGTGTCGGCGATGTGCCTGGTGAAGCGGGCCAGCAGCCGGTGCACCACGGACATGCCCAGCAGGGCCGGGTCGACCGGTTCGAACCGGCGGACGACGCCGCCGTTGAGGCGGTTGATCTCCCTGCTCTGCAGGAACCCGTCGTGGTCGACCAGGCGGATGGTGTCGCTGCCGGGTTCGTAGGAAATCGTGGAGTATTTCCGGCGCCGATAGGTTCCCCCGTCCCCCATGTGCGGGTCCAGTTCGAGGTTCTCCCAGAATCGGCTGAAGCTTTCCCAGTCGTCGTCGCAGTTCCACTGCGGATCGTCCCGCACATTGCCGGACGAATACATTGGCTTGCTCATTCTTCCCAGGCTCACGGCGGGGCGGGACGCTGTCAAGGGTGCACCGGCGCCGGTCGGGCGAAGCCGATCCGGACGGGGTGTGCAACTGTCAGCCGTTTTCGGTTGCCCAGTCGGCCGGCGGATCTCGGCGGCCCTTGACGGATGCGCGGCCCTGGTCGTTACTGGCTTCTGGCCGATGCGCACTCCCGGCCAATGCGTCCGGTCAGTTCCGGCAATTCCGGCCTGGCGGAAGCCGGTGTCCAATCCTTGTTGGGAACTCTCGACGCGACACGTGAAGGAGTGACATGGCCATGGCCGATCGCCTGGATCCCACGGCGACCAGGAGTGCGGTCCGGCTGCCCGAGGGGTTGGCCGACGGGCTGACCGAGCTGAGCCGTGCGCACGGCGTGCCGCTGGAGCTGACGCTGCTCGCCGCCTTCGCGGTGCTGGCGGTCCGGCACGGCGGGGAGCGGGAGCAGGCGGTGACCGTGATCGCGGGGGAGCCGGCCCGGACCCGGGAGCTGCGCTGCGAGCTGACCGATGACCCGCCGTTCGCCGAGCTGCTGGCGCGGTTGCGGCGGCAGGCGCCGGGCGAGCTCGCAGAGCCTTCGGCCGGTTTGCGGATCGAGCTGCGGTCCGCGACCGGGTCGGCGGACGGTCCGGACCACGACCTCGCCCTGACCCTCGTTCGGGCGCCGGACGGCCCGCGCACCCGGATCGACCAGCGGCCCCGGCCCGACCAGCCGGCCCCCGCCGACCCGCCCGCCCGCGCCGACCAGCGGTCGGCGCAGGC contains:
- a CDS encoding MFS transporter translates to MGRLPAERNVRWFLLGQLVSVLGDTMLWLVAGIWVKELTGSNSAAALTFFLVIVGTLCAPVGGMVADRYRRRRLLLVLNLATAAVLPVLLLVRDSGQVWLVYLVMLLYGLSNSFLDPAQAGLLRVLVPGERVGEVNGLLQTAKQSLRLISPLAGAGLFAALGAHAVVLVDTGTFLVAVATLLAVRLDEEAPSAGGSGWRTEITEGVRHLAKTVVLRQLTIGCALTMVGMGLAETVGLAVVGDGLGRPPAFLGVLLVGQGVGAVLAGLTAARIARRIGDGLLVAAGMASFGLGALLQTVPSVAVVATGMVLCGASMPWIAIGLTTIGFRHTPPELVGRVYAGFTVIMTVPQVLAMAVGAALIAAVDFRVVLVAMAVTVAAAAGYLFTRPEQRWATVGADAVRE
- a CDS encoding ParB/RepB/Spo0J family partition protein; translated protein: MDTVPVGLLKPADSPRLHGEDPDHIRLLAESDATLPPLLVHRGSMRVVDGMHRLRVAQLRGDTEVRVQYFDGTEFEAFIRAVQLNVTHGLPLTLADREAAAARIIESSDSWSDRAIARMTGLSAPTVGRIRAHHLPDHPIDTQARIGLDGRVRPLNSVAGRRRASELIDTEPTLSLREIAKRAGISVGTARDVRKRLGRGEDPIPARFLPGPATAPAVATGPHGHPPAAAAPPSPSSMAGTYTSNLNSLKNDPSLCLTSTGRFLLRWLSLHAISREKRAGLIKSLPAHSKSRIAGMAKYCSRWWAEFADDLEEQQQEYQDIPKTGYRLTR
- a CDS encoding phosphopantetheine-binding protein; this encodes MSPAHPTPTPELLREIWCEILELDQVDDEESFFTLSGRSIDAMRLVNRIRSAFGLEITVRTVIEAPTVTLLAQALRTAPPAEPRPSLTEGGGAG
- a CDS encoding 2OG-Fe dioxygenase family protein, encoding MYSSGNVRDDPQWNCDDDWESFSRFWENLELDPHMGDGGTYRRRKYSTISYEPGSDTIRLVDHDGFLQSREINRLNGGVVRRFEPVDPALLGMSVVHRLLARFTRHIADTARPARPVAPGGRVNIHQHRITATGTQLGNPTPEGIHRDGVEHIVMMLVARKNVAGGSSTLHDNAGTPVFTRTLTDPGDYIFLDDRTCLHSTSPVTVAPPAAQGYRDMFFLEFC